The proteins below come from a single Leopardus geoffroyi isolate Oge1 chromosome D3, O.geoffroyi_Oge1_pat1.0, whole genome shotgun sequence genomic window:
- the PRAME gene encoding melanoma antigen preferentially expressed in tumors isoform X1, whose translation MWPKLPQVYLQDSFQSRFIRMSLPAPPRLVDLAGQSLLKDQALAIAALEVLPMELFPPLFTAAFAGRYSETLKAMVQAWPFACLPLGALMKEQQPHQEIFQAALDGLDVLLAQEPRPRRWKLQVLDLRKNAHQDFWTVWSGTRASIYSLLEPEVAQPVKKRQKVGSCRPGPKQTLAPVEVLIDLCLKEGTPDESLAYLIRKVKQGKGLLHLCCKKLKIFAMPMQNIKILKMVQLDSIQDLEVNCTWKLSTLGKFAPHLGQMGNLRRLLLSHIHMSAHSTPTKEEQCVSQFTSQFLRLHYLEELYLDSISFLKDRLDQVLSCLKTPLETLSITNCLLSESDLTHLSQHLNVSQLKDLGLSGVNLTCMSAGPLQVLIERASATLQDLDLDECGIMDSQFSAILPALSHCSQLMTFSFCGNPISMAVLEDLLHHTVGLSKLSHVLYPAPLESYEDVRGTLHLGRLAHLHARLKQMLQELGRPGMVWFSANPCPHCGDRTFYDPEPILCPCYMPV comes from the exons aTGTGGCCAAAACTCCCCCAAGTGTACCTCCag GATTCTTTTCAGAGCAGATTCATCAGGATGAGCCTCCCGGCCCCACCCAGACTCGTGGATCTGGCAGGTCAGAGCCTGCTGAAGGACCAGGCCTTGGCCATCGCTGCTCTGGAGGTGCTGCCCATGGAGCTCTTCCCACCGCTGTTCACAGCGGCCTTCGCTGGGAGGTACAGTGAGACCCTGAAGGCGATGGTGCAGGCCTGGCCCTTTGCCTGCCTTCCTCTGGGGGCCCTGATGAAGGAGCAGCAGCCTCACCAGGAGATCTTTCAAGCTGCACTGGATGGACTCGACGTCCTGCTTGCCCAGGAGCCTCGGCCCAG GAGGTGGAAACTTCAGGTGCTGGATTTACGGAAGAATGCTCATCAGGACTTCTGGACTGTGTGGTCTGGGACCAGGGCCAGTATATACTCCCTGTTGGAGCCAGAGGTGGCCCAGCCCGTGAAGAAGAGGCAAAAAGTAGGTAGTTGCAGGCCAGGGCCCAAGCAGACCTTGGCTCCTGTGGAGGTGCTTATCGATCTTTGCCTCAAAGAAGGCACCCCCGATGAGTCTCTCGCCTACCTCATCCGGAAAGTCAAGCAGGGCAAAGGTCTGCTGCACCTGTGCTGTAAGAAGCTGAAGATTTTCGCCATGCCGATGCAGAACATTAAGATCCTGAAAATGGTGCAGCTGGACTCTATCCAGGATTTAGAAGTGAATTGTACCTGGAAACTGTCCACCCTGGGGAAGTTTGCTCCTCACCTGGGTCAGATGGGCAATCTGCGTAGGCTCCTCCTCTCCCACATTCACATGTCTGCCCACTCCACCCCCACGAAGGAGGAACAGTGTGTCAGCCAGTTCACCTCTCAGTTCCTCAGGCTGCACTACCTTGAGGAGCTCTATTTGGACTCTATCTCCTTCCTTAAGGACCGCCTGGACCAAGTGCTCAG CTGCCTGAAGACCCCCTTGGAGACCCTGTCAATAACTAACTGCCTGCTTTCGGAATCAGACTTGACGCATCTGTCCCAGCACCTGAACGTCAGTCAGCTGAAGGACCTGGGTCTCAGTGGGGTCAACCTGACCTGTATGAGTGCCGGGCCCCTCCAAGTTCTGATAGAGAGAGCCTCTGCCACCCTCCAGGACCTGGACTTAGATGAGTGTGGGATCATGGACTCCCAGTTCAGTGCCATCCTGCCTGCCCTGAGCCACTGCTCGCAGCTCATGACTTTCAGTTTCTGTGGAAACCCCATCTCCATGGCTGTCCTGGAGGACCTGCTTCACCACACCGTCGGGCTGAGCAAGCTGAGTCACGTGCTGTATCCCGCCCCCCTGGAGAGTTACGAGGATGTCCGTGGCACCCTCCACCTGGGCAGGCTTGCCCACCTGCATGCCAGGCTGAAGCAGATGCTGCAGGAGCTGGGGCGGCCTGGCATGGTCTGGTTCAGTGCCAACCCCTGTCCTCATTGTGGCGATAGGACCTTCTATGACCCGGAGCCCATTCTCTGCCCCTGTTACATGCCTGTGTAG
- the PRAME gene encoding melanoma antigen preferentially expressed in tumors isoform X2, whose translation MSLPAPPRLVDLAGQSLLKDQALAIAALEVLPMELFPPLFTAAFAGRYSETLKAMVQAWPFACLPLGALMKEQQPHQEIFQAALDGLDVLLAQEPRPRRWKLQVLDLRKNAHQDFWTVWSGTRASIYSLLEPEVAQPVKKRQKVGSCRPGPKQTLAPVEVLIDLCLKEGTPDESLAYLIRKVKQGKGLLHLCCKKLKIFAMPMQNIKILKMVQLDSIQDLEVNCTWKLSTLGKFAPHLGQMGNLRRLLLSHIHMSAHSTPTKEEQCVSQFTSQFLRLHYLEELYLDSISFLKDRLDQVLSCLKTPLETLSITNCLLSESDLTHLSQHLNVSQLKDLGLSGVNLTCMSAGPLQVLIERASATLQDLDLDECGIMDSQFSAILPALSHCSQLMTFSFCGNPISMAVLEDLLHHTVGLSKLSHVLYPAPLESYEDVRGTLHLGRLAHLHARLKQMLQELGRPGMVWFSANPCPHCGDRTFYDPEPILCPCYMPV comes from the exons ATGAGCCTCCCGGCCCCACCCAGACTCGTGGATCTGGCAGGTCAGAGCCTGCTGAAGGACCAGGCCTTGGCCATCGCTGCTCTGGAGGTGCTGCCCATGGAGCTCTTCCCACCGCTGTTCACAGCGGCCTTCGCTGGGAGGTACAGTGAGACCCTGAAGGCGATGGTGCAGGCCTGGCCCTTTGCCTGCCTTCCTCTGGGGGCCCTGATGAAGGAGCAGCAGCCTCACCAGGAGATCTTTCAAGCTGCACTGGATGGACTCGACGTCCTGCTTGCCCAGGAGCCTCGGCCCAG GAGGTGGAAACTTCAGGTGCTGGATTTACGGAAGAATGCTCATCAGGACTTCTGGACTGTGTGGTCTGGGACCAGGGCCAGTATATACTCCCTGTTGGAGCCAGAGGTGGCCCAGCCCGTGAAGAAGAGGCAAAAAGTAGGTAGTTGCAGGCCAGGGCCCAAGCAGACCTTGGCTCCTGTGGAGGTGCTTATCGATCTTTGCCTCAAAGAAGGCACCCCCGATGAGTCTCTCGCCTACCTCATCCGGAAAGTCAAGCAGGGCAAAGGTCTGCTGCACCTGTGCTGTAAGAAGCTGAAGATTTTCGCCATGCCGATGCAGAACATTAAGATCCTGAAAATGGTGCAGCTGGACTCTATCCAGGATTTAGAAGTGAATTGTACCTGGAAACTGTCCACCCTGGGGAAGTTTGCTCCTCACCTGGGTCAGATGGGCAATCTGCGTAGGCTCCTCCTCTCCCACATTCACATGTCTGCCCACTCCACCCCCACGAAGGAGGAACAGTGTGTCAGCCAGTTCACCTCTCAGTTCCTCAGGCTGCACTACCTTGAGGAGCTCTATTTGGACTCTATCTCCTTCCTTAAGGACCGCCTGGACCAAGTGCTCAG CTGCCTGAAGACCCCCTTGGAGACCCTGTCAATAACTAACTGCCTGCTTTCGGAATCAGACTTGACGCATCTGTCCCAGCACCTGAACGTCAGTCAGCTGAAGGACCTGGGTCTCAGTGGGGTCAACCTGACCTGTATGAGTGCCGGGCCCCTCCAAGTTCTGATAGAGAGAGCCTCTGCCACCCTCCAGGACCTGGACTTAGATGAGTGTGGGATCATGGACTCCCAGTTCAGTGCCATCCTGCCTGCCCTGAGCCACTGCTCGCAGCTCATGACTTTCAGTTTCTGTGGAAACCCCATCTCCATGGCTGTCCTGGAGGACCTGCTTCACCACACCGTCGGGCTGAGCAAGCTGAGTCACGTGCTGTATCCCGCCCCCCTGGAGAGTTACGAGGATGTCCGTGGCACCCTCCACCTGGGCAGGCTTGCCCACCTGCATGCCAGGCTGAAGCAGATGCTGCAGGAGCTGGGGCGGCCTGGCATGGTCTGGTTCAGTGCCAACCCCTGTCCTCATTGTGGCGATAGGACCTTCTATGACCCGGAGCCCATTCTCTGCCCCTGTTACATGCCTGTGTAG